In Rhizobium sp. 11515TR, the DNA window GTATTTCCGTCCGCGTCACAAAATCTATACTAACCGCCTCTTGTATCGTTTTGCGTGCACCTATATTTGCGACATAGCGCATTGGTCGCGCTCGACCAGATGCCGCCGCATGTTGGAGATTCCGGCGCGGGCTTCCGAAATCGTGTCGCGATGGCGGCGCGCCTCTATGCCTTCCTGCTGTGCTGCCTTCAGGAGCAGGGCGACGTGCTTCGGCGGCGGCGATGTTCCCTTTATGAAGTAGGTTTCGCGCCCGACCGAGTTGAAGAAGCCTTCGACCTTCCTGTCCCAAGCCAAGCCGACATGCGGAATTCCGAGCGCATAGGCGGCAATGCAGGCGTGCAATCTGTGAGCTAGAACCACATCCGTCGACTGGATGATCTGGATGAGATCGATCGGAAGCCGCGGCCGTCTGGAAATATCAAGGGTGCCGGACCTGACGATACGATGCTTGGCGACAGAAGCACCGATACGCTCCGCAAAGGCTTGATCCTCTTTGGCTCCGTTGCAGAACAAGACCACATGCTGGCCGTCATCCAGGAGAAGTTCGATCAGATTCCGGTAGGCTTCAACATCGGCAAAGGGGATACCAGCGGTCTGAACGGCACCGTGCCGATACAGGACGATGGGATCTGTCACGCACAGACCTATGGTCAAAGGGCCTTTGAACGGAACGCGCGCACCCTCATGCCCCCGTGAGGCCTGGATCAGCAGTCCGGGATCACGCACGATCTTCGCACTAGGCCCATCGGGAAAGTGCTCGCGCCAGGTATCCTGCGCAAAACCGTCCCGCACCGAAAGATGAACAAGGCGCGCTTGCTTCAATCGGGCAAAGAGATGATATGCGGGCTCCGACCAGTGGCCGCCGACCCCAACCGCATAGATCGCCAGCGGCCGATCGTACCGTACGACGCAATCGAGCACAGCACCGATCTTCAACGGGAAATTGAGATCGTCGTCCTGAAACAGGTTCCCGCCGCCGATCACGACGGCATCGGCAACCGCAACCTTCTCTTCCCATTGTCCGCGAAGCGCGCGCAGCCTGCGTTCCAGGACTGCGCGAACAAGCCGCCGACGGGCGCCTGCGGGCAGTCGATGGAGCAATCCCAGCACGAGCCGTCTGCGGCCGCCATGGCCTGTCGCGAAGGCCTGACGTCCGGCAAGATCGATCGTCTCCACTTCGATCTCATCCCTGCCGTTCGCCAAGGCGGATTCGATGCATTCAGCAAGCAGCCCGTCGCCAAGGTTTTCGCTGTATTTGACGTTGAAGACGACAATCTTCATTGCAGCTCCCCGATGGTACGCAACTGCGGGCTGTAGTTGCTCCGGATCTGCAGTGCGCCGACACTCAGCGCGGAAATGCTGCCAGCGAGGATGTAGAACATCAGTCCGAGGTCATACACCGTACCGGACGTGGCCGCTGAAATGAGAACCGTGATGATCCCGGCCTTGGCGGCGCGCAGAACTGCGGTGGTTTCCCGCGATGATGGATGCGAGACGCGCAAGTCGGCCATGAGCAGCCGAGCGACGAATATCGCAAACAGCAGCGTGCCGAAGATACCGATATTGGACAGCAGCACCAGCCCGAAGCTCGACGCCCGCGCGCTTCCAAGGCCGGCGCCAAAGCCGCTCGTGTCCAGAAAGGCCTGGTAAGCCATGGCGTTCCACATGAAGCGCTCGCGCCCTGATTGACTATCGGCCTTCGAAAAGAGCATCTCGTCCAGAAAATCGTGCAGATTATGCGCGAGCTCCGGCATGACGATGAGAACGAAGAAGACGACGAGCGGCATGCTTGCCAGAATGGACACGATCAGAACGGGCCGGCCGGCGCCGGGTTCGCGACGGGAGGCAAGAAATGACTGCAGGCTGAGGATCGGCAGAATGGCGGCGAGCCCGACAAGTGCGGTCGCCGACGTCGACAGGATCAGCGCGACCAGCAGCAGACCTGCGCAAGTGCCGGTGACCTTCGAACGGATGCCTCCAAGCCAAAGGCTGGTGACGATGGCAAAGAGCACGAGCGTGAAATCGGCGAAGGCCGATGCTTCGGGAAACGTTCCTGAAATGCGCTTCAGCCCGCCCTTTTCGGCATTGGTCAGGAGCGCGTAATTGGCTGTCCGCACGAAACTCAGCAGAAAGTCCGTATGGGTGAAATGGGTCACTATATCGGCGAGCGCGAAGCCGAGATTGACACCGACGACAACCAGCATGCCGTTGATAAAGGCCGAAGGGGTGCCCTGACGCCGAAAGAAGGCAAAGGTCGTTATGAAGCAGATGAGGCCGCCCAACGCGTAAACCGATTGAGTGATATTGTTTGAAGAGAAGCGTAATGGCACCAACGCAATCAGATTACGTGCCCCTATCGATCGTTCGACCGTCATCGTCTGCGTCATGCCTTGGAACATGCGCGGGAAGAAAATCGCAGAGAAGATTCCGAAGGCCGTCAGAAGCAGCAGAAAGAAACCTGGACGCCAGGGAGCCAGGGCGCCGAGGAGCGGTCCCTCCCCGTGGGCCGCAAACAACCGTGCGGCGAAGAATATCAGAAACAGGCTCGGAACGAGCACCGATGCACCACCTAGACCGGGTATGCTAAAGGCTGCCGCCGCACCGAATACCGTCGACAAAACCATGATGATGAACGACCATCGCACAGGCGCGGTCAGCGCAACAACTCCTACAATCAGTGTTACGAGCCCCATGGCATTCATGTCTGGCAATCCGGTTGTTCTGCCTCAATGTCGCCGCAAACTACCACGGTGCCATGCAGCTGTATTTCCGCCGCACCTAAGCCTTTTGGTGGACGTTATGGCCGAAATACGTTCTATACCGCAGAAATTGTACCGTTCATGCTTGCATGCATGGATCAGTTCGCGCCGATATCTAATGTTCGATGCAGGAGCAACCGCCGCGTATTTCTTCGCGCGTCAATTGCGGCTGCATTAGTTTCGATCATGGATGTAGGAATTGTTCGCGCCGGTGATACGGGCGATACGCTCGATGTCAGCAGCATGACACTCACCTTTGAGGATGCCTTCAACGATCTCAGCATCTCCGCCTGGGGTCCTGGTACCCGCTGGATTTCCCACACACCATGGAATGGCGACTTCGGTGGTGCTCGCTTCTCGGATCCGAGCGGCGACTTTCCCTTCGCAATACAGGACGGTATGTTGCGCATTACCGCTGCACGCGACAGCAAAGGTCTATGGCGCTCCGGCTTGATTGCCTCGGTCGACGAGCATGGAAATGGCTTTTCTCAGCAATATGGTTACTTCGAGATGCGGGCGCGATTGCCGGATGGGCCAGGTGTCTGGCCAGCCTTCTGGCTTATCGGCAAGGATCGCTCGAAGGCTACCGCCGAGATAGATGTCATCGAATATTACGGCGATAAGCCCGGCGCCTACTCTTCGACGGTGCATGTCTGGCATCGGGATGGGCGGCACGATTCTGCCTTTTCCCGCGTCAACGTATTCGCCACCGCAAATCCTGCTGACTTGCACACCTATGGCGTGAAGATCGATTCCGATTTCATACGCATGTATTTCGACGGTAATCTCGTCTGGAAAACCAAAATTCCGCCAGAACATCGCCAGCCGATGTATATGCTCATCGACCTCGGTATCGTCGACGGCATATCCAAGATGGCCGCGGCCGACCCATCCTTCATGTTTGTCGATTACGTCAGAGCCTATCAGTTCAAATAGCCTCTGCACTATCGGACTCTCCAGCAATTCTTCCCGAACCGCAGCGACTACATGACCTTCGCCCGATGGTCAGGACTGACGCCGCGCATAATGCTTTCGGCCGGGTTGCGGCCGCCATGGCGGACCTTTCCGACAAAATGGCTACGCGCCCTTATGACTTACGACTTTCGGTGGTGCGGACAATCATCCCAATGACCAGCTGGTGCTTTTGCTCCAGCGTGAAATTCTGCGATCGACGACGAAGCATTTCGCAACATGCCGTCATCCATCGCAGGACAACTCGGAGAGCGATAATGATTGACCGCGAGGCGCAGGCAGACGCAATTGGCGCAGCAAGCATGCATTACGATCGCAGTCTTTGCCTTCATCAGATGCTGCGCGAACAGGCCAGAGCGGTACCGGAGGCAACAGCTCTTGTTTCCGGCGATATCCGCATCACCTATCGTGACCTGGATCGCATATCCGATGCGCTGGCATTGCATTTGATGAAGGCAGGCGTCCACAAGGCCGATATTGTCGGCCTCTTCCTGCCGCGCAGCGTCAATGCGATCATTTGTACGCTGGCTATACTGAAAGCCGGCGGCGCCTATCTCCCGCTCGACCCAGCCTTTCCCGTGGAGCATCTCGACTTCGTCATCGCGGAATGTGCTCCCAAGGT includes these proteins:
- a CDS encoding polysaccharide pyruvyl transferase family protein yields the protein MKIVVFNVKYSENLGDGLLAECIESALANGRDEIEVETIDLAGRQAFATGHGGRRRLVLGLLHRLPAGARRRLVRAVLERRLRALRGQWEEKVAVADAVVIGGGNLFQDDDLNFPLKIGAVLDCVVRYDRPLAIYAVGVGGHWSEPAYHLFARLKQARLVHLSVRDGFAQDTWREHFPDGPSAKIVRDPGLLIQASRGHEGARVPFKGPLTIGLCVTDPIVLYRHGAVQTAGIPFADVEAYRNLIELLLDDGQHVVLFCNGAKEDQAFAERIGASVAKHRIVRSGTLDISRRPRLPIDLIQIIQSTDVVLAHRLHACIAAYALGIPHVGLAWDRKVEGFFNSVGRETYFIKGTSPPPKHVALLLKAAQQEGIEARRHRDTISEARAGISNMRRHLVERDQCAMSQI
- a CDS encoding glycoside hydrolase family 16 protein, which encodes MDVGIVRAGDTGDTLDVSSMTLTFEDAFNDLSISAWGPGTRWISHTPWNGDFGGARFSDPSGDFPFAIQDGMLRITAARDSKGLWRSGLIASVDEHGNGFSQQYGYFEMRARLPDGPGVWPAFWLIGKDRSKATAEIDVIEYYGDKPGAYSSTVHVWHRDGRHDSAFSRVNVFATANPADLHTYGVKIDSDFIRMYFDGNLVWKTKIPPEHRQPMYMLIDLGIVDGISKMAAADPSFMFVDYVRAYQFK